One genomic window of Indioceanicola profundi includes the following:
- a CDS encoding CreA family protein, with the protein MHLVKTAAALVSACLLAFSAAVPAAAQEEVGEFSNDWTGNELKVIAMEDPEVDGVTCHIVHFDRSVIDRLRKGNWFEDPSNASIACRQTGPIVIGDIETGKSGEEVFSERKSLVFKALAVRRIYDKTNDTLVYVIYSRQVTEASAKMAISSVPLFAAQPTWKNGKPS; encoded by the coding sequence ATGCACCTCGTCAAGACGGCCGCCGCCCTTGTCTCCGCCTGCCTGCTGGCATTCTCAGCGGCAGTGCCTGCCGCCGCACAGGAGGAGGTCGGGGAGTTCAGCAACGACTGGACCGGAAACGAACTCAAGGTCATCGCCATGGAGGACCCGGAGGTGGACGGCGTTACCTGCCACATCGTCCATTTCGACCGGTCGGTGATCGATCGGCTGCGCAAGGGCAACTGGTTCGAGGACCCGTCGAACGCCTCCATCGCCTGCCGTCAGACCGGTCCGATCGTCATCGGCGACATAGAGACGGGCAAGAGCGGAGAGGAGGTGTTCTCCGAGCGCAAGAGTCTGGTCTTCAAGGCCCTGGCCGTGCGCCGGATCTATGACAAGACCAACGACACGCTGGTTTATGTGATCTACAGCCGCCAAGTGACCGAAGCCTCGGCCAAGATGGCGATTTCCAGCGTTCCGCTCTTCGCCGCTCAGCCAACCTGGAAGAACGGCAAGCCGAGCTGA
- a CDS encoding NfeD family protein: MSWQWQFGVFAVLSIAFVAFAKLAPRKPPAETDEPYLNRRADQYRGKIAVLESAIVNGRGRAFLGDTLWSVTGPDLPAGSTVRITGADGPLLMVEPSEVQRSA; encoded by the coding sequence ATGTCCTGGCAGTGGCAGTTCGGCGTTTTCGCCGTACTGTCCATTGCCTTCGTCGCCTTCGCCAAGCTGGCGCCGCGCAAGCCGCCGGCGGAAACGGATGAGCCCTACCTGAACCGCCGGGCCGATCAGTACAGGGGCAAGATCGCCGTCCTGGAAAGTGCCATCGTCAATGGCCGGGGCCGCGCCTTCCTGGGCGACACCCTCTGGTCCGTCACCGGCCCCGATCTCCCCGCCGGCAGCACCGTCCGCATCACCGGAGCGGACGGTCCGCTGCTGATGGTGGAGCCGTCCGAGGTGCAGCGGAGCGCGTGA
- a CDS encoding AbrB family transcriptional regulator: MSPRDTGSAPAQQPSRTSWRRRVDWRGLALALGLGTAGGVLFFKLHVPLAFMIGSMVFTTAAAMAGLPVSVPKKLRASMVAILGIMLGSSFTPELLGRLGEWQLSLAGLLVYVAVAALVGLAYLRLVARYDPVTSYFAAMPGGFNEMVLMGGAMGGDDRTIALNHSLRILMVVLLVPIAFQHLPGFETQARDWSLNSLGPALGALPPADWLLLAACGVIGAPVAQRLGIPAGLLVGPMLLSAAIHLSGLTAGKPPGLVVASAQVVVGAAIGCRFAGLALGRILRTALVAAGLTLVLLTVTVAVAFLVHTATGLDLAALILAYAPGGLAEMSLVALSLQADPAFVATHHIVRIILVVILAPAAFRLWHRRAQRLKAEARGRDKG; the protein is encoded by the coding sequence ATGAGCCCGCGGGATACCGGCTCCGCCCCCGCACAGCAGCCTTCCAGAACTTCATGGCGCCGCCGGGTGGACTGGCGGGGACTGGCGCTTGCGCTGGGATTGGGCACGGCCGGCGGCGTGCTGTTCTTCAAGCTGCATGTGCCGCTGGCCTTCATGATCGGCTCCATGGTGTTCACCACCGCGGCCGCGATGGCGGGCCTGCCCGTATCGGTCCCGAAGAAGCTGCGGGCATCCATGGTTGCCATACTCGGCATCATGCTGGGCAGCTCCTTCACGCCGGAGCTGCTCGGCCGTCTGGGCGAGTGGCAGCTCAGCCTTGCCGGACTGCTGGTCTATGTGGCGGTGGCGGCCCTGGTGGGGCTGGCCTATCTGCGGCTGGTGGCCCGCTACGACCCGGTGACCTCCTACTTCGCCGCCATGCCGGGCGGCTTCAACGAGATGGTGCTGATGGGGGGCGCCATGGGCGGGGACGACCGGACCATCGCCCTGAACCATTCCCTTCGCATCCTGATGGTGGTTCTGCTGGTCCCCATTGCCTTCCAGCACCTGCCAGGGTTCGAGACGCAGGCGCGGGACTGGAGCCTGAACAGCCTGGGACCGGCTCTGGGAGCGCTGCCTCCGGCCGACTGGCTGCTGCTGGCCGCCTGCGGCGTCATCGGCGCGCCGGTGGCGCAGAGGTTGGGGATTCCGGCCGGACTGCTGGTCGGACCGATGCTGTTGAGCGCGGCCATCCACCTTTCCGGCCTCACGGCCGGCAAGCCGCCGGGTCTGGTCGTCGCCTCGGCGCAGGTGGTGGTGGGGGCGGCCATCGGCTGCCGCTTCGCCGGGCTGGCGCTCGGCCGGATTCTGCGCACGGCGCTGGTCGCGGCGGGGCTGACGCTGGTGCTGCTGACGGTGACTGTTGCCGTGGCCTTCCTTGTCCATACGGCGACGGGACTGGACCTCGCCGCGCTGATCCTGGCCTATGCGCCGGGCGGGTTGGCGGAAATGAGCCTTGTGGCGCTGTCTCTCCAGGCCGACCCGGCCTTCGTCGCTACCCACCACATCGTGCGCATCATCCTGGTGGTGATCCTGGCTCCCGCCGCTTTCCGCCTGTGGCACCGGCGCGCGCAACGGCTGAAGGCGGAAGCGCGCGGACGGGACAAGGGGTGA
- a CDS encoding SDR family oxidoreductase: MPTVVITGANRGIGLEFARQYAADGWRVVATARDPARAQALAEVPGVEIRALDVADPAAIAAFGRELGDERIDVLINNAGVMGPPFPQQSKDGLDAEGWVAAMRVNTLAPILMVLALKEKLCKSSRPTVASISSQLGSIEENQSGGMYAYRVSKAGLNMANKSLAVDLRDWNICCIVLHPGWVQTDMGGEQAPVKPADSVAGLRKVIGGATMEHTGCFFSYDGREIPW; the protein is encoded by the coding sequence ATGCCCACCGTCGTCATCACCGGGGCCAACCGCGGGATCGGGCTGGAGTTCGCACGGCAGTATGCTGCTGATGGATGGCGGGTCGTCGCCACCGCGCGCGATCCAGCCCGGGCGCAGGCGCTGGCGGAGGTGCCGGGCGTGGAGATAAGGGCCTTGGACGTCGCGGACCCGGCCGCAATCGCCGCCTTTGGCAGGGAACTGGGCGATGAACGGATCGATGTGCTGATCAACAATGCCGGCGTCATGGGTCCTCCCTTCCCGCAACAGTCAAAGGACGGGCTGGATGCGGAAGGGTGGGTGGCCGCCATGCGGGTGAACACGCTGGCGCCGATCCTGATGGTGCTGGCGCTGAAGGAAAAGCTCTGCAAGTCCAGCCGCCCCACGGTCGCCAGCATCAGCAGCCAGCTCGGCTCCATCGAGGAGAACCAGTCCGGCGGCATGTATGCCTATCGGGTCTCCAAGGCCGGACTGAACATGGCGAACAAGAGCCTGGCCGTGGATCTGCGGGACTGGAACATCTGCTGCATCGTCCTGCATCCCGGCTGGGTGCAGACCGACATGGGCGGGGAGCAGGCCCCGGTGAAGCCGGCGGACAGCGTCGCCGGCCTGCGCAAGGTGATCGGCGGCGCCACCATGGAGCATACCGGCTGCTTCTTCTCCTATGACGGGCGGGAAATTCCCTGGTAA
- a CDS encoding alkane 1-monooxygenase, with the protein MATVMHVLAAFAVPAAAFLGLWLGGWWVLLPFAWFGGFAALFDALLPEDRRMDVPPGGIGDGRVVWFVLPVLAALLAFALHLIASGHLAGWEVPAAALGVGLVNGSVGLTASHELIHRRYAAERGLGVALAALVLNGHFRIEHVHGHHRTVGTPDDPTTARLGESFWAYSPRAFFGGIAEAWRLERERLQRRHIPVLGPRNRMFHYAAIQAALLVAAFLWAGWAGIGFFLIQAVVAIQLLMATGYIEHYGLQRHPNARGGYERVAAQHSWNSAHRMTNWTSFNLGLHAEHHRWPGKEYPELVDDGDAMRMPFGYATMVTLALVPPLWFRIMDPKVKAATAGAG; encoded by the coding sequence ATGGCGACGGTGATGCATGTGCTGGCGGCCTTTGCCGTACCAGCCGCGGCTTTCCTGGGCCTATGGCTGGGCGGATGGTGGGTGCTTCTGCCCTTCGCCTGGTTCGGCGGTTTCGCCGCCCTGTTCGATGCCCTTCTGCCGGAGGACCGGCGAATGGACGTGCCGCCCGGCGGGATCGGGGATGGGCGCGTGGTATGGTTCGTCCTTCCCGTCCTGGCCGCCCTGCTGGCATTTGCGCTGCACCTGATCGCCTCGGGCCATCTTGCAGGCTGGGAGGTGCCGGCGGCGGCGCTGGGAGTGGGGCTGGTCAATGGCAGTGTCGGACTGACCGCCTCCCATGAGTTGATCCACCGGCGCTATGCGGCGGAGCGCGGGCTGGGCGTGGCGCTGGCCGCCCTGGTGCTGAACGGGCATTTCCGGATCGAGCATGTCCATGGTCATCACCGCACCGTCGGCACCCCCGACGACCCAACCACGGCCCGGCTTGGGGAGTCCTTCTGGGCCTACAGCCCGCGCGCCTTTTTCGGCGGCATCGCCGAGGCGTGGCGGCTTGAGCGGGAGCGGCTGCAGCGTCGGCACATTCCCGTGCTGGGGCCGCGCAACCGGATGTTCCACTACGCCGCGATCCAGGCGGCGCTGCTGGTCGCGGCTTTCCTCTGGGCCGGCTGGGCAGGTATCGGCTTCTTCCTGATCCAGGCGGTCGTGGCGATCCAGCTTCTGATGGCCACCGGCTATATCGAGCATTATGGGCTGCAACGCCATCCCAACGCCCGCGGCGGGTATGAGCGCGTGGCGGCGCAGCATAGCTGGAACTCCGCCCACCGGATGACGAACTGGACCAGCTTCAATCTCGGCCTCCATGCCGAGCATCACCGCTGGCCGGGCAAGGAATATCCGGAGCTGGTGGATGACGGCGACGCCATGCGCATGCCCTTCGGCTATGCCACCATGGTGACTCTGGCCCTGGTGCCCCCGCTGTGGTTCCGCATCATGGACCCGAAGGTGAAGGCGGCGACGGCTGGGGCAGGATGA
- a CDS encoding N-formylglutamate amidohydrolase, whose protein sequence is MSLVIDDVLIRHDPVGEPVPVVLDSPHSGTKYPPEFDFICPLALLRQAEDTHVDELFGLAPDHGAALLCALFPRSFLDVNRAEDDIDPALLADPFPGRLNPSEKSRLGMGLVRTLCRPGMPMYDGKLTSAQVAARIERYWRPYHEELAGMISRVRDRFGVVWHLDCHSMPCLSGPGDWPEHRVDFVLGDRDGTTCDPHFTRFVAEQLRSMGYRVKLNDPYKGVELVRRYSNPAEGMHSLQVEVCRRLYMDEETLEKHDGFEPLRRNLTELVRRIGIYARERVLSRAAAE, encoded by the coding sequence ATGAGTTTGGTGATCGACGACGTCCTGATCCGACATGATCCAGTCGGTGAGCCGGTGCCGGTTGTTTTGGACAGCCCCCACAGCGGCACCAAATATCCCCCCGAATTCGACTTCATCTGTCCGCTGGCCCTTTTGCGGCAGGCGGAGGACACGCATGTGGACGAGCTGTTCGGGCTGGCGCCGGACCACGGCGCCGCTCTGCTCTGCGCGCTCTTTCCCCGCAGCTTCCTCGATGTGAACAGGGCCGAGGACGATATTGATCCCGCCTTGCTGGCCGATCCCTTTCCGGGCCGTCTGAACCCGTCGGAGAAAAGCCGGCTGGGCATGGGGCTGGTCCGCACGCTCTGCCGGCCGGGCATGCCGATGTATGACGGTAAGCTCACCTCCGCCCAGGTCGCGGCGCGGATTGAACGCTACTGGCGTCCTTACCATGAGGAACTGGCCGGCATGATCTCCCGCGTGCGGGACCGGTTCGGCGTGGTCTGGCATCTGGACTGCCACTCCATGCCCTGCCTGTCCGGCCCCGGCGACTGGCCGGAGCACCGGGTGGATTTCGTGCTGGGCGACCGTGACGGCACCACTTGCGACCCGCACTTCACCCGCTTCGTAGCGGAACAGCTCCGCTCCATGGGCTACCGGGTGAAGCTGAACGACCCCTACAAGGGGGTGGAGCTGGTACGCCGCTACTCCAACCCGGCGGAGGGAATGCACAGTCTCCAGGTCGAAGTCTGCCGCCGGCTCTACATGGATGAGGAGACGCTGGAGAAGCACGACGGTTTCGAGCCCTTGCGCCGGAACCTGACCGAACTGGTGCGGCGCATCGGCATCTATGCGCGGGAAAGGGTGCTGAGCCGGGCCGCCGCGGAGTAG
- a CDS encoding AI-2E family transporter produces MAERTAVERTFAEAKEEQKHLAPHDPAKVQKICLLILVGLAVMYTLYFAQDVLLPVFLAFLLSLLLRGPVKALHRLKLAEPVAAVLVMLGLIGAVGAGVAAVAEPAVQWVERAPTVLAELGEKLKDLQQGLAQAREATQQLQQMTGADEQPTEVVVQGPNLADEILTQTQMVIAQTLLVIALTFFFLAFGRHTLESVIRSLPNVQDRLHLVDIVNTVQINISTYLLTVTGINLCLGIVAAGMFWLMDVPNPLLWGMVAGLLNFIPYLGSACTALILAVVCLLTFDDWVRMLAPPLGFMLLTAFEGNFITPTVIGKRLTLNPIFVFSTVLFWGWLWGVPGALLAVPILAVFKILCDATPQLRTLGALMG; encoded by the coding sequence ATGGCCGAGCGCACTGCAGTGGAGCGGACCTTCGCCGAGGCGAAGGAGGAGCAGAAGCACTTGGCCCCCCATGATCCGGCCAAGGTGCAGAAAATCTGTCTCCTGATCCTCGTCGGCCTAGCGGTGATGTACACGCTGTACTTCGCCCAGGATGTCCTGCTGCCCGTGTTCCTGGCGTTTCTGCTAAGCCTTCTACTCCGCGGTCCGGTGAAGGCGCTGCACCGTCTGAAGCTGGCCGAGCCGGTGGCGGCTGTGCTGGTGATGCTGGGTCTGATCGGCGCCGTCGGGGCCGGCGTGGCCGCCGTAGCTGAACCTGCCGTACAATGGGTCGAGCGTGCGCCGACGGTGCTGGCGGAATTGGGCGAAAAGCTCAAGGATCTGCAACAGGGACTTGCCCAGGCCCGTGAGGCGACCCAGCAACTGCAGCAGATGACGGGGGCTGACGAACAGCCGACGGAGGTGGTGGTCCAGGGACCGAATCTGGCTGATGAAATCCTGACCCAGACCCAGATGGTGATCGCCCAGACATTGCTGGTGATCGCCCTGACCTTCTTCTTTCTGGCCTTCGGCCGCCATACGCTGGAAAGCGTGATCCGCTCCCTGCCCAATGTTCAGGACCGGCTGCATCTGGTGGATATCGTCAACACGGTGCAGATCAACATCTCCACCTATCTGCTGACCGTAACGGGCATCAATCTGTGCCTGGGGATTGTTGCCGCCGGCATGTTCTGGCTGATGGACGTGCCGAACCCGCTGTTGTGGGGGATGGTAGCCGGCCTGCTGAACTTCATCCCCTATCTGGGATCGGCCTGCACGGCCCTGATCCTGGCCGTGGTCTGCCTGCTGACCTTCGACGACTGGGTGCGGATGCTTGCCCCGCCGCTGGGCTTCATGTTGCTGACCGCATTCGAGGGGAACTTCATCACGCCCACTGTGATCGGCAAGCGCCTGACGCTGAATCCGATCTTCGTTTTCAGCACGGTGCTGTTCTGGGGCTGGCTGTGGGGCGTTCCCGGCGCGCTGCTGGCAGTGCCGATCCTGGCGGTGTTCAAGATTCTCTGCGACGCCACCCCGCAGTTGCGGACGCTGGGCGCCTTGATGGGCTGA
- a CDS encoding M14 family metallopeptidase, translated as MGSDPVELIAPDIADHRVGNIGVRYVTSFEAGMPGPHVVLNALMHGNELCGAIVLDRFLRGGLRPRRGRLTFAFSNVAAYLSFDPSIPTASRFVEEDMNRVWGTDALEGARESVELRRARELWPVFETADLLLDIHSMQNRTAPLMLCGSSARGRELAFRVGFPGWIIADGGHAAGKRLIDHDRFSAPDGTAAAILAECGQHWQAGTDEVAMETALRFLLAAGTIAPVDAEHYLSALPPAPPPRVVEITDAVTVDTDRFEFVEPYDGMELIPHAGTLIAIDGAREVRTPHDDCLLIMPCRRLKPGQTAVRLGRIVA; from the coding sequence TTGGGCTCCGATCCCGTAGAGCTGATTGCCCCTGACATCGCCGATCACCGGGTCGGCAATATCGGCGTGCGTTATGTCACAAGCTTTGAGGCCGGCATGCCCGGCCCGCATGTGGTGCTGAACGCCCTGATGCATGGAAACGAGCTGTGCGGGGCCATTGTGCTGGACCGCTTCCTGCGGGGCGGGCTGCGGCCCCGGCGCGGCCGGCTGACTTTCGCCTTCAGCAACGTCGCCGCATATCTTTCCTTCGATCCGTCCATCCCCACGGCATCCCGGTTCGTGGAGGAGGACATGAATCGCGTCTGGGGCACTGACGCCCTGGAAGGCGCCCGTGAAAGCGTGGAGCTGCGGCGGGCGCGGGAGCTGTGGCCGGTATTCGAAACCGCCGATCTGCTGCTGGACATCCACTCCATGCAGAACCGAACCGCGCCGCTGATGCTGTGCGGCAGTTCCGCGCGCGGACGCGAGCTTGCGTTCAGGGTCGGTTTCCCCGGATGGATCATTGCCGATGGCGGGCATGCCGCGGGCAAGCGGCTGATCGACCATGACCGCTTTTCAGCGCCGGACGGCACCGCCGCGGCTATCCTGGCGGAGTGCGGACAACATTGGCAGGCCGGAACCGATGAGGTGGCGATGGAGACCGCCCTGCGCTTCCTGCTGGCGGCCGGGACCATCGCCCCTGTGGATGCCGAACACTACCTCTCCGCCCTGCCGCCTGCGCCGCCGCCGCGGGTGGTGGAGATCACCGACGCCGTGACGGTCGATACCGACCGATTCGAGTTCGTGGAGCCTTATGACGGCATGGAACTGATACCGCACGCGGGAACCCTGATCGCCATCGATGGCGCGCGGGAAGTCCGCACGCCGCATGACGACTGCCTGCTGATCATGCCGTGCCGCCGGTTGAAGCCGGGGCAGACGGCGGTCCGGCTGGGCCGGATCGTGGCATGA
- a CDS encoding S9 family peptidase: MLRLNTVLRAGVCALAIAAFAPAFTGTASAQQVERVEKGNLVLENVPAADPELADKFRAYLNARSAGFAGWTADGSGILITTRFGEVNQLHLVRQPMGAREQITFAEEPITNGEFRPVAGSNELIYVWDKGGSEYYQLFHLDLDSGDSRMLTDGKSRNQSFLWSHKGDRIAFTSTRRNDRDTDVYVAAPEQVASARPVAEMEGSYSPIAFSQDDSRLLIGQYISVTRSFLYIADLKAGTVTKLRPELDNVSQSAVGFTPDGKGVFILSDEAGEFRRLGVLDIAGGGVRWVSEDIPWDVEDVTLSKDGSTIAYAFNEGGWSSIRLLDTASLQHKPAPDLPKGVVGSMGFSPDGKRLAISISQPTAPGDVFVADIASGEVKQWTKSEVGGLNTETFATAELIEYPTFDQVDGKPRMIPSFLYTPRNAQGKLPVIISIHGGPEAQSRPSFSSTYQFWANELGAAVLVPNVRGSTGYGKTYVTLDNGFKREDSVKDIGALIDWVATQPNLDKDRIALVGGSYGGYMVLAGMTHYNDRLAGAVDIVGISNFVTFLESTKEYRRDLRRPEYGDERDPAMREHLLKISPLTNAHKITKPMLIVQGANDPRVPRSEAEQILAQIRANGGDAWYVLAMDEGHGFRKKANQFEDQMARAMFLRKILGQATN; the protein is encoded by the coding sequence ATGCTTCGCTTGAACACAGTGCTGCGCGCCGGCGTCTGCGCGCTCGCCATTGCCGCATTCGCGCCGGCCTTCACCGGCACCGCTTCCGCCCAGCAGGTGGAGCGGGTGGAGAAGGGTAATCTGGTGCTGGAGAACGTGCCGGCGGCGGACCCGGAGCTTGCGGACAAGTTCCGCGCCTACCTGAACGCCCGATCCGCGGGGTTCGCCGGCTGGACGGCGGATGGCAGCGGCATCCTGATCACCACCCGGTTCGGCGAGGTCAATCAGCTCCATCTGGTGCGCCAGCCGATGGGCGCTCGCGAGCAGATCACCTTTGCCGAGGAGCCGATCACCAACGGCGAGTTCCGCCCGGTCGCCGGATCTAACGAGCTGATCTATGTCTGGGACAAGGGCGGATCGGAATACTACCAGCTCTTCCACCTGGACCTGGATAGCGGCGACAGCCGGATGCTGACCGACGGCAAGTCGCGCAACCAGTCCTTCCTCTGGTCCCACAAGGGCGACCGCATCGCCTTCACCAGCACCCGGCGCAACGACCGCGATACGGACGTCTATGTGGCCGCCCCCGAGCAGGTGGCATCGGCCAGGCCGGTGGCGGAAATGGAGGGGTCCTACAGCCCCATCGCCTTCTCTCAGGACGATTCCAGGCTGCTGATCGGGCAGTACATTTCCGTCACCCGCTCCTTCCTTTATATAGCAGACCTGAAGGCCGGCACGGTCACGAAGCTGCGGCCGGAGCTGGACAATGTCTCGCAATCCGCCGTCGGGTTTACGCCGGATGGAAAGGGCGTCTTCATCCTGTCCGACGAGGCGGGCGAGTTCCGCCGGCTCGGCGTGCTGGACATCGCCGGAGGCGGGGTGCGCTGGGTCAGCGAGGATATTCCCTGGGATGTGGAGGATGTCACCCTTTCCAAGGACGGCAGCACCATCGCCTACGCCTTCAATGAGGGCGGCTGGTCGTCCATCCGGCTGCTCGACACCGCCAGCCTGCAGCATAAGCCGGCGCCAGACCTGCCGAAGGGCGTGGTGGGCTCCATGGGCTTCAGCCCCGATGGCAAGCGCCTCGCCATCAGCATCAGCCAGCCCACCGCCCCCGGCGACGTGTTCGTGGCCGACATCGCGAGCGGCGAGGTGAAGCAGTGGACGAAGAGCGAGGTCGGCGGCCTGAACACCGAAACCTTCGCCACGGCGGAGCTGATCGAATACCCCACCTTCGACCAGGTGGACGGCAAGCCCCGGATGATCCCGTCCTTCCTCTATACGCCCAGGAATGCGCAGGGGAAGCTACCGGTCATCATCTCCATCCATGGCGGGCCGGAGGCGCAAAGCCGGCCAAGCTTCAGCTCCACCTACCAGTTCTGGGCCAATGAGCTGGGTGCTGCCGTGCTGGTGCCGAATGTCCGCGGCTCCACCGGCTACGGCAAGACCTATGTGACGCTCGACAATGGCTTCAAGCGGGAGGATTCGGTCAAGGACATCGGGGCCCTGATCGACTGGGTCGCGACGCAGCCGAACCTGGACAAGGACCGCATCGCCCTGGTCGGCGGGTCCTATGGCGGCTACATGGTGCTGGCCGGCATGACCCACTACAATGACCGGCTGGCCGGGGCGGTGGACATCGTCGGCATCTCCAACTTCGTGACCTTCCTTGAGAGCACGAAGGAATATCGCCGCGACCTTCGCCGCCCGGAATACGGGGATGAGCGGGACCCGGCGATGCGGGAGCATCTGCTGAAGATTTCCCCGCTGACCAACGCCCACAAGATCACCAAGCCCATGCTGATCGTGCAGGGCGCCAACGACCCCCGGGTGCCCCGCAGCGAGGCGGAACAGATCCTGGCCCAGATCCGCGCCAATGGCGGCGATGCCTGGTACGTGCTGGCCATGGATGAGGGGCACGGCTTCCGGAAGAAAGCCAACCAGTTCGAGGATCAGATGGCCCGCGCCATGTTCCTGCGGAAGATTCTCGGGCAGGCGACGAACTGA
- a CDS encoding SPFH domain-containing protein, with translation MEPFSMFVVAIAVFAVVLLLLGVKTVPQGREYTVERFGRYTHTLRPGLHFIVPVVDRIGARLNMMETVLDVPSQEVITKDNAMVTVDGVVFFQVLDAARAAYEVNQLQLAILNLTMTNVRTVMGSMDLDELLSQRDKINTQLLHVVDDATQPWGVKVTRIEIRDIQPPRDLVDSMARQMKAERDRRAVILEAEGLRQAAILKAEGEKRAAILEAEGRREASFRDAEAREREAEAEAAATRMVSDAIAGGNVQAINYFVAQRYVETMAEFAKSPNQKILFMPMESSSIIGALGGIAEIARDAFPSGGGSGGSGSGGTPPSGAPRPRPQPPAPAPSPGPPLGMMTRCPTCPLQTADRRTFGRSPHGAARYRLLALVGRCRDPGAGGDVRSGRSPDLAGTGGGSHRTGAAYDA, from the coding sequence ATGGAGCCGTTCAGCATGTTTGTGGTTGCCATCGCGGTTTTCGCGGTGGTCCTGCTGCTGTTGGGGGTCAAGACGGTTCCACAGGGCCGGGAATACACGGTGGAGAGGTTCGGCCGGTATACCCACACCCTCCGGCCGGGGCTGCATTTCATCGTACCGGTGGTCGACAGGATCGGCGCCAGGTTGAACATGATGGAAACCGTGCTGGACGTGCCGAGCCAGGAGGTCATCACCAAGGACAACGCCATGGTGACCGTCGACGGCGTGGTCTTCTTCCAGGTGCTGGACGCCGCCCGGGCCGCTTATGAGGTGAACCAGCTTCAACTCGCCATCCTGAACCTGACCATGACCAACGTCCGCACAGTCATGGGCTCCATGGACCTGGATGAGCTCCTGTCCCAGCGGGACAAGATCAACACCCAGCTTCTGCATGTGGTGGACGATGCGACCCAGCCCTGGGGCGTGAAGGTCACCCGCATCGAAATCCGCGACATCCAGCCGCCGCGTGACCTGGTGGACAGCATGGCCCGCCAGATGAAGGCGGAGCGTGACCGCCGCGCCGTGATCCTGGAAGCGGAGGGGCTGCGGCAGGCAGCCATCCTGAAGGCGGAGGGCGAGAAGCGGGCCGCCATCCTGGAGGCGGAGGGCCGGCGCGAAGCCTCATTCCGCGATGCCGAGGCCCGCGAGCGCGAGGCGGAGGCGGAAGCCGCGGCGACCCGCATGGTGTCCGACGCCATCGCCGGGGGCAATGTGCAGGCCATCAACTACTTCGTGGCCCAGCGCTATGTCGAGACCATGGCCGAGTTCGCCAAGAGCCCCAACCAGAAGATTCTCTTCATGCCGATGGAATCCAGCAGCATCATCGGTGCGCTGGGCGGCATCGCGGAGATCGCGCGCGACGCCTTCCCGTCCGGCGGCGGATCGGGTGGAAGCGGTTCGGGCGGCACCCCGCCTTCAGGCGCCCCGCGGCCCCGTCCGCAACCGCCGGCCCCGGCCCCGTCCCCTGGGCCGCCGCTGGGGATGATGACTCGCTGCCCGACCTGCCCGCTGCAGACCGCTGACCGCCGGACTTTCGGAAGGAGCCCCCATGGAGCCGCTCGATATCGCCTTCTGGCACTGGTGGGTCGGTGCCGTGATCCTGGCGCTGGTGGAGATGTTCGTTCCGGGCGCAGCCCTGATCTGGCTGGGACTGGCGGCGGGAGCCACCGGACTGGCGCTGCTTATGATGCCTGA